The DNA region TTTCCTATATATCCTACAAGATTCCAATATTTAAATTTCGCTAATAATATCTTAACGGATGACCTGTTCAAGCAACCTATCCAATTACCTCATTTGAAAACTCTCATTTTGAAGGGCAATAAATTGGAGACGTTTTCTTTAGTGAGTTTCTTTGCCAACAACACATCCTTGAAGCACTTAGATCTGAGCCAGAATCTGTTACAAcatgaaaatggtgaaaattgcTTTTGGCCAGAAACCTTGATCACTATGAACCTGTCATCCAACAAATTTGCTGATTCTGTTTTCAGGTGCTTGCCCAGAAATATTCAAATACTTGACTTGAATAATAACAAAATTCAAACTGTCCCTAAAGACATTATTCATCTGAAGTCTTTGCAAGAGTTAAATCTTGCATTTAATTTTCTAACTGATCTTCCAGGATGCAGTCATTTCAGAAAACTTTCAATTCTGAACATTGAAATGAACTTAATTCTCAGCCCatctctggatttttttcagaGCTGTCAGGAAGTTAAGATTCTGAATGCAGGAAGAAATCCATTCCGGTGTACTTGTGAATTAAGAGATTTCATTCAGCTTGAAGAATATTCAGAGGGCATGATGATTGGATGGTTAGATTCATATATCTGTGAATATCCTTTGACTCTAAAGGGGACTCTGCTAAAGGACGTTCATCTTCCTGAGTTATCGTGTAACACAACTCTGTTGATTGTCACCATTGTGGTTATTATGCTAGTTCTGGGGATGGCTGTGGCCTTCTGCTGCTTCTACTTTGATCTGCCCTGGTATCTCAGGATGCTAGGTCAATGGACATTGCAGAGGATTAGAAAAACAACCCAAGAACAGCTCAAGAGAAATGTCCAGTTCCATGTGTTTATTGCATACAGTGAACATGATTCTACCTGGGTGAAGCACGAATTAATCCCCAAtctagagaagaaagagaaattgatttGCCTTCATGAGGGAAACTTTGACCCTGGCAAGAGCATTATTGAAAATATCATGAACTGCATTGAGAAAAGCTATAAGTCCATCTTTGTTTTGTCTCCCAACTTTGTCCAGAGTGAGTGGTGCCATTATGAACTTTACTTCGCCCACCACAGTCTCTTCCATGAAAATTCTGattacataatttttatcttACTGGAACCCATTCCACTCTACTGCATTCCTACCAAGTATCCTAAGCTGAAAGCTCTTATGGAAAAGAAAGCATACTTGGAATGGCCCAAGGATAGGCGTATATGTGGACTTTTTTGGGCAAATCTTCGAGCTGCTATTAATGCTAACTTATTAGAAACCAGAGAGATGTATGAACTACAGACATTTGTGGGGCTGAATGAAGAGTCTCAAGGTTCTGCAATCTCTCTGATAAGAACTGACTGCCTATAAAATCCTCCCTTCCCCTAGGGAGATTGGGGCCTGCATACACTGTTGGGATAGAAGTTGATACAGTCTTTATGATGGTAATTTGTCAATGTCATTAAgatgaaaaatgattattttttcatgtCAGTTCCTGGAAGGATTTCTAAGAATATATTCTACAAAATCACAAATTTGCAAAGGCTTATGTAAAAAGATTTTCATCCTAACATTGTTTATAAtcatgaaaaattgaaaacagcTCACATTTCCATAGAATAAAGATTGATTCAATAAATCATAGTTCATTAATGCAACAACATATtacacagccattaaaaaaatgaggtagttctatatttactagaatggataaaattataCTAATATGATGGtttacatattgaaataaaaGTCTAAATGAATCTCTACCAGTACAATGGTATGGTAACACTGGCTTGGATCTGGGAGCTTGTATTACAGAAAACATTAGGTCTCTATTTGTATATTTCTGTAACATTGGAATTGCTTTAAGtgaatctgtatttcttttgtaggtagaaaaaacagcaaagagattTTTTGAAGCCTACACATCCTACTCATTTTGCTtgattcttcctttctaatctcaTCAGTCATAGAATAAAAACaagcctttttaaattttgcaagattatatttcaaaaaatgctACTTCCCCTGATGAGAAATTTTTCTGTAGTTTCTATAGGCTTACGTACTTactataaaggaagaaaatggccCTACTTATTTAAGATCTGACACCAATCTCCTTTTACCTCCCTGCATCCTATCATTGAGCCCTATCAGGTTATCGGCCCTTCCCCAGAACATtcagtctctttctctgcctcccagaCCCTAGCGTTTGATATCATGATGGACTGTTCAGGGTATCTTACATCTCCTTCAAGGACAATCCAAatgtcaactctttttttttgaaaacttcgtcacacaaaaaaaaaaaaaagaaagaaagaaaaagaaaacttcctcaCTTCCAAGTATGATGTTCCTTGATGCCACATAACACTTCAGACATATTTCTATCACCAAACAgatcatttatgtttttaaagtttcccTTTCTTATTATACTATGAGCTCCTCAAAGGCTAGGACAGACTTCCCTCTGTCCTTATTTTCAGCATCTATTTGCTCAGTCCTTGGTTCAGGGAAGGTGTCAATGAATGTTTATGTTAGGTAAGCTAGAGGAACTTAGCAGGGACCCAACTGGCTTCAGGATAAAAAGGTGAGAAGAACAAGAATCTAGAATTGAAGGATTTCTGAGTATAGCTTGAATCACATGAAATTGCCAGTATGTGGTTGCTCTTGACCTATAAGAACATCTACTTCATTCCATTCAATCTAATAAAACTAATCTCCTAAGCAGGGTAAAATTGGGATCTgcatctattttatttccttacagTTGCGGTCTTATGAATTCTCATGCTAGTAGTCATTTGAGAAATTGTAATCAAAATGGTCAACCTTGGAGTATAGGGACAGAGTCGGGTGTCAATCTACAAGCCAGGCTGTGGTACCATTTAGCTAATGACCAGTCTACTCCGAGGAGTTAGAGCTCAGTAGCCTTGAGGCTGAGTGTCTCTCTTCTCCCCCCACTGATGAGCCCATAGTCTATTTGGTAGAAGGGGAAACCCAAGGAAACCACAGTGCAGGGAGAGCAGAGAATGGGGAGAATGCATTTCCAACCAGGCTCTCAGCATCTGGGCCACTGCTATTAGTGTGATTTGTGGCTTCTGGAGGAGTCAGACAGATGCTGTTGGAGGATTTTGTAAATTTTGAGTAAATTACTCTGTGTGAGACTCTTACCTTTAAATATTAGTTAATTGGGAGCATGTAAAGTAGGTGACACTAGCCCTGAAGTCACCCAGAATTGAGTCATTCTATAGTAGAATCTGAAGTTTAgtaatacagttttaaaaataagtatatttgatcacaactaaaaaaaaaaaaaacaaacaaacgtgtTAGGCATAGCTCTCAGCAATTTCTTGTTTCAGCAGTTGGACTACCCTTCAATCTTACCTATCAGACCACTGTACTATTCCTTTCTCAGAAACTTGGATACCACCAAAAATGTCCTAATTTACTTGGCTTTGACTCTTAAGGCTCATAGCAGAAAATGAATTTTGCATAAGTTTAATGCTGGGACTTGTGCTAGAAGTAGAACCTAGCCTCATGCAAACCTGATGATATATTTTACCCAAGACATCTCATATTCATTGAGAGACCCACTGTGCTCAAGAATGACATTGATTAGGAAGTAAGCATTACACAAGACTGCATGCTATAGTGGGACTGAGCGTAAAGACCCTGATCATGTGTTGAAAATGACTTCAGGTCTTGTGAAACAGCAAGaccttttcatttccttgccATTTGTCAACCTGGAGCTTCTTCCACTTTTTTACCCCTAGGAGACTGAGCTCTATTACTAATGTTCAAGTCTGTCTTGAGGTCTTCAGGGTGCCTTCACCACAACTGTGCATCTCTGCAGATAAATGACAATCTTGTCAGGATGCCACTGGTCCAATGTTGACAGTGTTCTATAGTCTGTAAACATGCCAAAGAGGTCTATACTAACCTGGGATTATAATCCTCTAATTCCAAGTGGTTTCGAGGGAGAAGAGTTTTAAATGTAGTTTATGGCAAATGTTCCAGAGATTCAACTCCTTTGTGAATTATAATGAACGGTTCCAGAAAAGCACAGACTAGGAATATTTAAACTGAGTGAGAGTTTAGAGCTTATGGAGTATAACTCTCACTTTTAAGTGGAAAATTGAGGCTTTGGAATTTTAAATGACTCTCCTAAGCCTGAAGTCAAACATCAGTCTTTTAACTCCTAGACTGAAGAGGATTTTCTTTCCAATGTAGGACAAGGTGCCTCTTActttttgcatttgattttatCTTGatcctttcatttccattctcTACAATGGGGCCCTGGATTGGGCTCCTTGAATATCCTGCTTATACTGTCCATAATTATTTGTGCCTGGACTCTGCAGTCTCTCCCTACTGTCTCACACTCTTCCCCTATTCCATCCCCCAACTCTTTCTTTGGAGGTCTTTCCTTGAATTTCTAAATCCTTCTTAGGGTCTGGTACAGCCAAGACTGGCAATGTTCTTTAAGTGAGATATCCCTGGCTCAGACCCAGACCCACATGGATCCTGGTCTTCATTTGTCCCCTTAAAGATGCTTTCTGATCCTCTGCCGTGCACATGAGGAGCTCTGGAACTCATGCCTACATGGTCCTCTCAGAGTCTGGTGGTTGGGCCCAAATGTGAGTTGGACAATTTGGCAAGCAGATCACTCCTACTGGCTGATGTAGTGTGGGATAACCCAAGATTGGGCCACCAGAGTGGTGCTAACACACTAATTTGGGGTGACTTTCACATCCAACACAAGATGACTTCCAGGGTCAGAGCTGTTAATAGTCTACCAACAACTCTTGGGTTTGGGCCACCGGTTGGGCTTTGTCCATCTGTGTTTTGACTGTGGTGCCACCTCTTGTCAGTAGAACCTTAGGATAGCAAGCATAGTGGGAGGTGTCTTTTACCTTgcactcctcctcttcccccaaccTCTGGCATTCAGAATGATAATCACCATTGCTGTAGATTCTGTGTCATGTGTTAGGTAGTCCTTCAAGGATGGTTTTCAAGACTGAACACCAGTGGGCCTTCCAATCAATATCCTCTCTTATCTGCCATTGATGTGGTGATGTTGTGCTCTCCCTGTCTTAAGCCATGAAGAAGGAAGTACATATCTTGCAGGAATGGAACTGTGCTTCTGTCTTCAGACATGAACCCCTCACCTGACCTCCCCACTGGTGTTAGTGTGTGGAAGGCAAGGGTTTGGTCAACACCGAAAGACCTCCCATTCTGGAAATGCAATGATTACTACATCAAGAGTCCAAGAGAAGACAAGACTGGAAAATACTTTGTTCTCTGTTTATACCATAAAATTCTGAATGGTAAAAGGGCCAAAACCAAAAATGGTTCACAGTTACCTATGTATTTTGGGGAAGGCTTGCATCAGTGAAACAGTACCAACCTTTTAGAAAGTGTCATTGGAAGGCAGTGTGGATGGATGATACAGTATCATGGTTAAACGTGTGACCAGTATTATAGACATGCTATTGGGGAACTTGAGAGGAAAGAAGAGCTATACTGTTTAATGTAAACAGGCTCTGAAGACCTGTGTCCTTGTGATTACAGCAATGCTACCATTTTCTCCTGATGGGACATATAAATTGAACCAGGGAGAATGCATTGGACAATACAATGCCTGAAGGGATGGTTCCTGAATTTGAACCGGAAGAGATGGTGCTTGGATCCTACAGAGAATCTTTCAACATGCCAACAGGACAATTAACAATACATAAGTAAATCTTCTCTGTCCATCTTCATAAATAAAACACTATACTTCTCATGGGTCCatgtattttgaaacatttttaaatcaaattatttgtaGAGTTAGGAGCTCTGTATTGCAAAAAATCTTTTCCCAGGGCCCTGTACTCCCTGGAGACAGCTCTGGGAAGGAGAATATCCTACCTTATGCAACCAGAACTTACCTTGCTTCTTATTTCTTGGCTGCTTAACTTGGGTTGGTTTTAGTGTAAGTGGTTGACAGCAGGAGAGTTTTGTCTCAGGTCCTAATGGGTCAGGTGGCAAAATTCAATGGTAAGACCCATGGATCTCACAGAATGGCAAAGGCAAATTCTAGTACCACTGTATTAAGGTTGTTAGATATTCCTCCTatggtttttataaaaaatggaaagaaagagaggtgtTTCTTATTTTATGTCATGATGGGTAAAAGCTCCACATTACTAAGTTCTGTTCTCCCTAAGGAAGAAGTTAGATTTTTAGTTATGTCTCAGAACTTTCTAAACCTAATGATCTGAAATATTTAACTTCCTGGCAGCAGTACCTTTGGCCCTGGGGAAAAAatagggcagagaaagaagctaTATATACACAAGGTTAGCTCTAATTGTCCATTAGGACCAATGTCTTCTTTTGATTCCAGGACTCAGTAGTCCTGGGGAGATCCAGAGACCCATCAGCCCTCAACCTCCTcctgattccttgatttctggAAAAGAGTTGAGTCAGTCTCCCTGATACTGTTATTAGTATGATGGCCATGTGTGTAACAATACAGACTGCCAACACTTCTTGAGGtttttatgtgccagacactgttctaaggaTGTCATGAGTTATACTTGCTAATTCTCATAGATCTATGAGTTAAACTTTATCATTAGTCTCATGTAACAAAGTACCCAAGGTGCCCAAAAGTTAAGGGTTTATGgctaataaatgacagaaatgcaAGGCAGTCTGATTGTAGTGCCTGCTTTCCTATCTACCATGCTACACCGCCTCCCAAGAGTTTGCTAACTATtggtttcattcatatttatattcacCATGAAGATGCTTGTTCCTACTAGACTAGATTGTAAAATACTAGACTGTATTTTTGGATGGAGGTGTCTTGTTGCTTAAGAGTGATTCTCATCATTCAGTGTATAACCCAAATGCTGCCAGGCTTCACTGTGGCTAAAATAAAGCACATCAACATCAATGACCCCAAATTCTTGTCTTACCCCCACCTGCTTAAACAGGACTTCTTGCCCTCCTGTAAAGGTCCCTGTGTATAGTGTTAGGAGATCCCAAGGAGGCTCAGTTCTGCTCACATGTCACATTGTCAGCTACATTCCCCATTTGGCACCACCATAGTCGTCTGCACAATCTAGCTAACTCAGGTGGCTAGAAATGGGGCCTTTCAAAGCCCTTGAAAGAGCCTTGCACTATTGACACTGCTGAGTGAAGGGGCCTCTTAGATGATGTTGCTGTCCATGCTATGGTGTTTTCTCCCAATAATCCCCAATTAATTTATCCTTGAGGTAAGGAAAAGAGTCATGCTTCCCAAAAAAGGGTGTCAACATCTCAGCATTCCAAAGCTGCAATGCTGGAATCCAAAATCTCACCAAGTCAACATGCTCAGCATctctcattatcagggaaatgcaaatcaaaaccacaatgagatatcacctcacacctgttagaatgcccattatcaaaaagataataaataacaagtgttggcaaggatgtggagaaaagggaattctcACTCCCTTGAGAAGGGAATTccttgttggtgagaatgtaaattagtgcagccactaggaaaacagtatgacagtttcccaaaaaattaaaaatagaaataccatatgatccagcgaTTCCAAAGAAAGTGAgaacactaacttgaaaaaatatctggaccccccctacccccgccatgttcactgcagcattattcacaatagccaagatatggaaaaaaccaaagtgtccattaatagatgaatggataaagaaagtctGGTATAAATCTAtcatggaatattagccataaaaaaggaaggacCTCATGCCATCTGtgacatgaatggacctagaggcaTTGagctaagcgaaataagccacacagagaaaggcaaatgctgtatgatctcacttatatgtagaatctaaaaaacaaaatgaaaaaaaaaaaacaaaaaaacaaaaaaacaaataccaagctcatagatacagagaacagattcaTGTTTGCCAAAAGCTGGCGGGTGGTGGGTGAAATGGGTAAAGGGAAGCAAAGGTATAAACTGCCAGTTATAAAAAAAGTCCTAGGGATGTAACGTACAGcataatgactatagttaataacaatgtattgcatatttgaaagttgctaatagggtagatcttaaaaattctcatcccAAGAAAAAACGGTTTTGTAACTATATACGATGATGGACGTTGActaaatttattgtggtgatcattgcACAGTATATACAAATTTCAAATCATGTTTTACACCTGAACTAATGTAATGTTGTACGTCAATCATGTCTCAATTTAAACAgttaggagagaaaaataagacaatcatACTAGTGTTtacagcttatttaaaaatactttgaaatttagTGTCATATTAAATAACCCTGTTAGAAAACAGATAaacctctaaaaataaaactgaaaattactCAACTGGATGCACATAAATATACATCATAAACCACCAAATCTGTAATAGccaattaactttaaaaaaaaaaataagaagtggctaggggcacctgggtggctcagtggttgagagtctgccttcggttcaggttgtgatcctggggtcccaggattgagtcctgcatcaggctcctcatagggagcctgcctctctctctgtgtctctcatgaataaataaaattttaaaaataaaaataaaaagtggttaTATACACAACCTCAGAAAACTTCATGATTAAAACCCACTAAGAGGAAAAACACTGCATATTCATTACAATAAAAATAGTCCTAGGAGTATGTGTAATCAACCTAACTGGTGAAAACTTTCTATAACtattataatatgaaaataaaaatttctgttcatttttaaaacattgccaAATACTCATTTGGGctcttttctataatatttttctgaaaagtagAAGTGAAAAAATCACTAAACGTTTTGATGCTTAGTAATAAATTTATGAGTGTTTAGTTGTGAATACTTAGCCAATTaggcaaaaattaattttgatccTTTGCTGCTTCCCTTTCAGTTTTTGTCCATTATCGTTCCAGGGCTCATAATTGTATAGAGACCACAAAGTCATGTCATCTTTCTCAGTCTTTACAATTTATATagcaaatttgaattaaaatttaaaaaaaaatttattctttagaaagttaaaaaaatcagggcaccggggtggctcagtggttgagcatctgcctttggctcaggtggtaattccagggtcctgggatcgagtcccgcctcaaggtctctgcagagagcctgtttctccctttatgtctctgcctttctctgtgtctctcatgaataaataaataaaatcttaaaaaaaacaaaacttcaaaaaatcTGCTCCCCCAAGCCAAGCATGTTTgggttataaaatgaaaacaaatagctGAACTACATATGTTGCCcaagattagaaaaaaaaccctctgtcCTCAAAACCAAGTGTGCACATCTCAGCACTCCAAAGCCTCGGTGCTGGGATCCAGAGTTTTATTGAGCCTCTCATGAAATCTATTTGTTCAGCAGTCACTCCTAACATTTGTGGGAGCTCCGAACCACTCCAGGGGCCAAGGAGCATGCTTAGCACCTCATCCCTCCCACTTTCCTTATTCCTTTTACCTCTCCTTTGcaaccctgccccctgcccccaccaagtactctttcctcctcccacctATGCATATTAATATACACACAGAAACGGGGAGGAGTGAACATCATCCAACTAGCCCAACTTTTATTCCCAGTTTGGTTTCAGTTAGAACACACTGCTACATATTTTATTAGGCAAATTGGATGGAGACGTTTGCCCCATAAGGAGGCCCACAAGAGGATGAGGGTGGGGTGAGGATGAACAAATTCTCCATTGTCAGAACCTTAGAAAACCTTAGACCCAACATCTTCCTTAGGCTTTCAAATAAGCAGGAAGCTCGATCAGCTTGCAACTGACTTGATATTATAGCTAAAACCTGAAAGGACAGCAGTTCGCTTTTAATTTTTACATCTCTCGGTCTTAAAACTTagctacaaaaaaacaaaacaaaaacaaaaacaaaaacccaccaaaaacaaaaccccccaaaaattAGCTTCAGGTCCCAaactagaaagaacaaaaatgataTACGGAGGTcattaaaaaggagaaaccaaaccaaataacaacaaaaaaagaaaatgagagagaaaaggaccgagagagagagagagagagagagagagagagagagagcaagctggcAGGCGCCCACTATCCTGCAACTTCTCATTTTGCAGCGCGCCTCTAACCTTAAAGCAACGGCCGGCCCGGTGGAAGGCAAACGCCCTGGGGTTCACCAGTTTCACTTCACTGGTTCCCTCCTCACCGGGGATGGAAAGCAGAAGTTCACCACATGAAAATAGACCCCTGTTGGGCATGCAACAGCAACACCGTCAGCAAAGCGTCTCTTCCTGTTAGTTCACTTCTTCAATTCTCAGCTTGGCTCTTTGCAACCTAATTAGTCGGGCTCTATGAGAAACCCTGCCTGGCCTTGAACCGGTGGCTTTACAGTGTTTGCTGAAGCTCCTGACCGCCCAGTGTTTCGGAAAGTCTGCTCTAAATTCCTTAATGGGCCCTTGTGCCGGAGAAAGAACTACAGGGAAAAACCTTTCTGACCCTCTCCAGAGCTCACCTTGACCCGGGGCACCTGTCCCAGTAGTCAGTCTTCAGAGAGCGGACCTGCAAGGGACTCAGGGCGTTGGGATGTTGCAAGAGAGCtgccctgatttttcttttgctgttttcccagttttctttctttttcctcttttgctacCTCGGAAAGGCAGAGAGTGAAGCTGCTTTTTGGGTCTACTCAATTCTTATTCCTGTCTCCAATCAGAAataagtgggaaaagaaaaaaaagaaagaagaaagaaagaaagaaagaaagaaagaaagaaagaaagaaagaaagaaagaaagaagaaaacagaaagagaggggggagggagagagagagagaaagaagggagggagggagaaagacggaaagagagaggaagaaagaaaagaaagaaaaggaaggaagaagaaagaaggaaagaaagacagaaagaaagaaagaaaagagaaaagaaagaaagaaagaaagaaggaaggaaggaaggaaggaaggaaggaaggaaggaaggaaggaaggaaggaaggaaggaaggaagaaagaaagaaaaggatcaaCAGTGGAAACCAGGGAAAGTCCTTGAAAGCCGGAACCTTGCTGCAGCCTCAGCATCACACCTGAGAGCTTGTTAGCGGCCTCACCtgaaaacttgttaaaaatgtagtatttcatgattcatcccagacctactgaattagaatctgcattttaacacccccccccccccccccgccccgtgatTCCTACGTACAATAAGGTTTGAGAAACTTGGAAAAGAAACTCGAAAAATGAATTCAAGTCTTGCCCCCAAGGGCGTGCCCTTGGGTGAAATTTTGGGATCACAGCGACACCTTGTGGTCGCCTTGGTAGTTGCTGTTGTGCTTTCCGTGGGGGACAAGCAGCACCTGAGGGCAGCGGGTTGGTTCATCCCTGGATCCCTGGAGCGACAGGTGACCGTTGTACCAGCGCCCACGGGTCTCTCTCCACCACGCTGTCAACGGAAGGGATCCGGGCCCTCTTTGAAGGATGCCTTCTGCTGGAGCTTAGGACGGCTGGTGGGCAGCTGAAACAGCAGGACAACAGATCTCAAAGCATTTCTTCACCCTTCACTAGACTTTTCATAAAATTCACAAAGCCATTAAAACTCAGAGGCACAAGATGGTTCTGGAGATCACCTAGATGAGTGGTCCTCACCTGTCGAGGATGACGATCACGATATAATATGGTTATTACTGAACATTTGTTTCAAGGGCTGGTCTAAGTGCCTGCATGCATGAAGTCCTTTAAACTCCACAAGCCAGCGAGGCAGATGATAGtatattatctctgttttgtGGATCCTCATCCACTAATTTTGTTAGTAGTCGTTGTTGGTTGAGAAATATCTAGACCGATATGAAACTATTATGATGAATCTCGTAACTCTcgaaaataaatttgcattgaaCGAAGCTCGATGGCTTCATACAATACATATTTTGGGGAAGAGTAGTGCAGATGTAGAAGGTTTGTTATCTTACTCAGCCTCAGGCTGTGCTTGGGCACAGAGAGACTTTTGGCTTCTTGCAACAGCTCCAAGGCTCTCCAAAGGATTCGTAGCCCACAGGCTGGGAATCCCCAATGTAGAAGCAACCCTATTGTTGATGCCATACCATACAATCCTGAACACACCTGATTTTATCTGGGCTCTGATCCACAAGAGGATCAAGGCCTGCCTTGGCCTTGGATGGCAGACTTTGGGGAGTAGCAGATGAGGACATTGACTTCAAGGAAGTTACCAATGGCTACACCTCTAGCTTGAAAAGCTACACTATAGTGTCCATGGCCAATCTCTTTGTTCTGTTCTCCAACCTATACACCCTAGGAAGAATAATTTTCCTAAAGCACAGTTATTTATTTGGGTTAGTCTCCAACTCAAAATTAACTCCAATTATGCCCAGCTGGCTACATGAGATAAAGCCCATTCTGATTACCTTGGCTTTCAAAGCATAATCTTACACCAACTAATCACTTGCTTGTCGCTATTCTCTTCATGTCTCCTATGCTGTCTAGACTATTCCTCGTGTCCTCTGGGTTGTCAGGCCTCAGAGGAGACCTCTACGAGGCCAGCTAGTGGCTAGGGTGACCCTCCCTGGGAAGTCTCGCCTTGGTTAAGTCACTTGGAATGCAGTGTTAGATCCTACGTAGACACAGAAGTTTGACAGCCTTCTCTTAAGAGCAAACGGAGGTTTActgtaaaaaatataattactgatTTGACCACATAAGTGCACATGCTGTTGGGTATTCTCTTCTACTGGCCCTTATTGGAAGAAGTAGCTTGGTCAGCATGAGTCTT from Canis lupus dingo isolate Sandy chromosome 3, ASM325472v2, whole genome shotgun sequence includes:
- the TLR10 gene encoding toll-like receptor 10, with the protein product MKRIRSIYIFCSIAISVQGWASKLPEERELTTNCSNMSLRKIPADLTPTTTTLDLSYNLLSQLQSSDFRSVSKLKVLILCHNRIQELNIKIFEFNRELRYLDLSYNRLKIVTWYSLAGLRHLDLSFNDFDTVPICEETGNMSHLEILGLSGAKIQKSNFQKIAHLHLKTVFLGLRSLSHYEEGSLPILNTTKLHIVLPMNTNFWVLLHDGIKTSKILEMTNIDGKSQFASYGTQKNLTLENSKTSILLLNKVDLLWDDLLLIFQFVWHTSVECFQIQHLTFGGKVYLDHYSFDYSNTVMRTIKLEHVQFRIFYIPQERVYLLFTKMDIENLTISDAQMPYMLFPIYPTRFQYLNFANNILTDDLFKQPIQLPHLKTLILKGNKLETFSLVSFFANNTSLKHLDLSQNLLQHENGENCFWPETLITMNLSSNKFADSVFRCLPRNIQILDLNNNKIQTVPKDIIHLKSLQELNLAFNFLTDLPGCSHFRKLSILNIEMNLILSPSLDFFQSCQEVKILNAGRNPFRCTCELRDFIQLEEYSEGMMIGWLDSYICEYPLTLKGTLLKDVHLPELSCNTTLLIVTIVVIMLVLGMAVAFCCFYFDLPWYLRMLGQWTLQRIRKTTQEQLKRNVQFHVFIAYSEHDSTWVKHELIPNLEKKEKLICLHEGNFDPGKSIIENIMNCIEKSYKSIFVLSPNFVQSEWCHYELYFAHHSLFHENSDYIIFILLEPIPLYCIPTKYPKLKALMEKKAYLEWPKDRRICGLFWANLRAAINANLLETREMYELQTFVGLNEESQGSAISLIRTDCL